The following coding sequences lie in one Allochromatium vinosum DSM 180 genomic window:
- the hrcA gene encoding heat-inducible transcriptional repressor HrcA, whose protein sequence is MGTGKRTSAGDRLQTSEGQVSERAQHFLKALVERYIREGQPVGSRTLAKDTGLDLSPATVRNVMADLEDLGLIASPHTSAGRVPTVAGYRLFVDALLTVRPPSENDIAALRTQFNARLDPKALIETASNLLSGITHLAGVVMLPRHERHAFRQIELLPLSDSRVLAILITSEGEVHNRILNTDRRFTPSQLEQAANYLNLMFTGQDIKDVRKRLLEDLRRTHAHMDQMMMRALALAQDVMASAEGRDDCYIAGQTNLMEFGELASMDRLKSLFDAFTQKHEILHILDRCIAADGVQIFIGEESGYSLLDDCSLVTTPYRVEERVVGVLGVIGPTRMDYQRVIPIVDVTARLLSAALRQ, encoded by the coding sequence GTGGGCACCGGGAAACGCACATCCGCCGGCGACAGGCTCCAGACCTCCGAGGGTCAGGTCAGCGAGCGCGCGCAGCATTTCCTCAAGGCGCTCGTCGAGCGCTATATCCGCGAAGGCCAGCCGGTCGGCTCGCGCACCCTGGCCAAGGATACCGGACTCGATCTCAGTCCGGCGACCGTGCGCAACGTCATGGCCGATCTGGAGGATCTGGGGCTGATCGCCTCGCCGCACACCTCGGCGGGACGGGTGCCGACGGTGGCCGGTTACCGGCTGTTCGTCGACGCGCTATTGACGGTGCGTCCGCCATCGGAAAACGACATCGCCGCACTGCGCACCCAGTTCAACGCGCGTCTGGACCCCAAGGCCCTGATCGAGACGGCCTCGAACCTGCTTTCGGGTATCACGCATCTGGCCGGCGTGGTCATGCTGCCGCGTCACGAGCGCCACGCCTTTCGTCAGATCGAGTTGCTGCCGCTGTCGGACTCGCGTGTGCTGGCGATCCTGATCACCAGCGAGGGCGAGGTCCACAACCGCATTCTCAACACCGACCGGCGCTTCACGCCCTCGCAGCTCGAACAGGCGGCGAACTATCTCAACCTGATGTTCACCGGTCAGGACATCAAGGATGTGCGCAAGCGGTTGCTGGAGGATCTCCGGCGCACCCACGCCCATATGGATCAGATGATGATGCGCGCCCTGGCTCTGGCGCAGGACGTGATGGCCTCGGCCGAGGGCCGCGACGACTGCTACATCGCCGGTCAGACCAATCTGATGGAATTCGGCGAGCTGGCCAGTATGGACCGGCTCAAGTCGCTGTTCGACGCCTTCACCCAGAAGCACGAGATCCTGCACATCCTGGACCGCTGCATCGCCGCCGATGGGGTGCAGATCTTCATCGGCGAGGAATCGGGTTATTCGCTGCTCGACGACTGTAGTCTCGTCACCACGCCCTATCGGGTCGAGGAACGGGTCGTCGGGGTACTGGGCGTCATCGGCCCGACGCGCATGGATTATCAGCGTGTGATCCCGATCGTCGATGTCACGGCACGGCTGCTGTCGGCGGCGCTGCGGCAGTGA
- the leuA gene encoding 2-isopropylmalate synthase translates to MSRFDHRRYRPGPVVNLPNRQWPNRTIREAPIWASVDLRDGNQALHEPMNVEQKRRLWDLLVRLGFKEIEVGFPAASQPDYDFVRWLIEEDRIPEDVTIQVLVQAREDLIRRTYEALAGVRQAIVHVYNSTSPVQRDWVFGQDREGVKAIARQGAEWVAQGARDYPETRWTFQYSPESYTATEPDYAIEVCEAVLDVWQPTPERPCIINLPATVEVSSPNVFADQVEHFANHISRRDAIVLSVHTHNDRGGAVAAAELALLAGADRVEGTLLGNGERTGNADLLTLAMNLYSQGIDPKLDLSRPDEIVAVCTECTGLPVHPRHPWVGELVYMAYSGSHQDAIRKCLSRQTPDAPWNVAYLPIDPADLGRNYQAVIRVNSQSGKGGVAFVLEQEFGLSLPRWLQVELAALVQRESETRGGVLDAAQIRAIFERHFIVDQAPHRLLGYRLDRNGHDVIEARIGTPDGERMLHGQGQGAMAAFVDAWTRWSGRSLSVLDYQEHAIGEGTDAEAAAYVRVEIDGQAITGAAIDRDTVAASLRALLSALNRR, encoded by the coding sequence ATGAGCCGCTTCGACCACCGACGTTACCGCCCTGGCCCGGTGGTGAACCTGCCCAACCGCCAGTGGCCCAATCGAACCATCCGCGAGGCTCCGATCTGGGCCAGCGTCGATCTGCGCGACGGCAATCAGGCGCTGCACGAGCCGATGAACGTCGAGCAGAAGCGGCGTCTCTGGGATCTGCTGGTGCGGCTCGGATTCAAGGAGATCGAGGTCGGTTTTCCCGCTGCCAGCCAGCCCGATTACGACTTCGTGCGCTGGTTGATCGAAGAGGATCGCATCCCCGAGGACGTGACCATCCAGGTCTTGGTCCAGGCGCGCGAGGATCTGATTCGCCGCACCTATGAGGCGCTCGCCGGCGTGCGTCAGGCGATCGTCCATGTCTACAACTCCACCTCGCCCGTGCAGCGCGACTGGGTGTTCGGCCAGGACCGCGAGGGCGTGAAGGCGATCGCGCGTCAGGGCGCAGAGTGGGTGGCGCAGGGCGCGCGCGATTATCCCGAGACGCGCTGGACCTTCCAGTACTCGCCCGAGAGCTACACCGCGACCGAGCCGGACTATGCCATCGAGGTCTGCGAGGCGGTGCTCGACGTCTGGCAGCCGACGCCTGAGCGGCCCTGCATCATCAATCTGCCGGCCACGGTCGAGGTGTCGAGTCCGAACGTCTTCGCCGATCAGGTCGAACATTTCGCCAACCACATCAGCCGGCGCGACGCGATCGTGCTCTCGGTGCACACCCACAACGATCGGGGCGGGGCGGTGGCGGCGGCCGAGCTGGCCTTGCTGGCCGGTGCCGACCGGGTCGAGGGCACCCTGCTCGGCAATGGCGAGCGCACCGGCAACGCCGATCTCCTGACCCTGGCGATGAATCTCTACAGCCAGGGCATCGATCCGAAGCTCGACCTCAGCCGCCCGGACGAGATCGTCGCCGTCTGCACCGAATGCACCGGCCTGCCGGTCCATCCGCGTCATCCCTGGGTCGGCGAGCTGGTCTACATGGCTTATTCGGGCAGCCATCAGGACGCCATCCGCAAGTGTCTGTCACGCCAGACGCCGGATGCGCCCTGGAACGTGGCCTATCTGCCGATCGACCCGGCCGATCTGGGACGCAACTATCAGGCGGTGATCCGCGTCAACAGCCAGTCGGGCAAGGGCGGCGTGGCCTTCGTGCTGGAGCAGGAGTTCGGTCTGAGTCTGCCGCGCTGGTTGCAGGTCGAGCTGGCGGCGCTGGTCCAGCGCGAGAGCGAGACGCGCGGCGGGGTGTTGGACGCGGCGCAGATTCGCGCCATCTTCGAGCGGCACTTCATCGTCGATCAGGCGCCGCATCGGTTGCTCGGCTATCGGCTCGACCGCAATGGGCACGACGTCATCGAGGCGCGGATCGGCACCCCGGACGGTGAACGGATGCTGCACGGCCAAGGGCAGGGCGCGATGGCGGCCTTCGTGGATGCCTGGACGCGCTGGAGCGGCCGGAGCCTCTCGGTGCTGGACTACCAGGAGCACGCCATCGGCGAGGGCACGGATGCCGAAGCGGCGGCCTATGTCCGGGTCGAGATCGACGGGCAGGCCATCACCGGCGCGGCGATCGACCGCGATACCGTGGCCGCCTCATTGAGAGCCTTGCTCTCAGCGCTGAATCGTCGTTAG
- a CDS encoding HD-GYP domain-containing protein, with the protein MIKKIDVADLRVGMYVHDLNCGWLDHSFLRSRFQIKSESNIDRIRRLGVQELYIDTDRGDDLSEAPTEGEVVERLEQELVEVGEQEHVLPQPVSLAEERVQARRIHNEALQVINGLMRDARLGLPITLEQVRNTIGEMVGSIFRNQNALMALARIRHTDRYTFEHSVNVSVLMVSFARELNLEPGVIEEIGIGALLHDIGKTQVPDAILNKPGRLSDEEFAIMRSHAAHSRDILAAIPGFSPTALAVAAEHHERFDATGYPDGKGGESISLYGRMAAIVDVYDAITSDRVYHKGMEPHQALRKLLEWGRFHFDPQLVRQFIRCVGIYPVGSLVRLESNRLGVVLENGREGLMEPIVRVVMDARWRRFLPVEDVDLSRRVRGRPDQILGAEAPEQWGIDCEEVLRLPC; encoded by the coding sequence ATGATCAAGAAGATCGACGTCGCCGACCTGCGTGTCGGCATGTATGTCCACGACCTCAACTGCGGTTGGCTGGATCACAGCTTTTTGCGCAGTCGGTTCCAGATCAAGTCCGAATCCAACATCGACCGCATCCGGCGTCTGGGTGTCCAGGAACTCTATATCGACACCGACAGGGGCGACGATCTGTCCGAGGCGCCGACCGAGGGCGAGGTCGTCGAACGGCTCGAACAGGAACTGGTCGAGGTCGGCGAGCAGGAGCACGTCCTGCCGCAACCGGTCTCGCTGGCCGAGGAGCGGGTGCAGGCCCGGCGCATCCACAACGAAGCGCTCCAGGTCATCAACGGACTCATGCGCGATGCCCGGCTCGGACTCCCGATCACGCTGGAACAGGTGCGCAACACCATCGGCGAGATGGTCGGCTCGATCTTCCGCAATCAGAACGCGCTCATGGCACTGGCGCGTATCCGCCATACCGACCGCTATACCTTCGAGCACTCGGTCAATGTCTCGGTACTCATGGTCTCGTTCGCGCGCGAACTGAACCTGGAGCCAGGCGTGATCGAGGAGATCGGGATCGGTGCCCTGCTGCACGACATCGGCAAGACCCAGGTGCCGGACGCGATCCTGAACAAACCCGGACGGCTCTCGGACGAGGAATTCGCGATCATGCGCAGCCATGCCGCCCACAGCCGCGACATACTCGCCGCCATTCCGGGGTTTTCGCCGACGGCGCTCGCGGTCGCCGCCGAGCATCACGAGCGTTTCGACGCCACCGGCTATCCCGACGGCAAGGGCGGCGAGTCGATCTCGCTCTATGGCCGGATGGCGGCCATCGTCGACGTCTATGACGCCATCACCTCGGATCGCGTCTATCACAAGGGCATGGAGCCGCATCAGGCGTTGCGCAAACTGCTCGAATGGGGCCGCTTTCATTTCGATCCGCAACTGGTGCGTCAATTCATCCGCTGTGTCGGTATCTATCCGGTCGGCAGTCTGGTGCGGCTGGAGAGCAACCGGCTCGGCGTGGTGCTGGAAAACGGTCGCGAAGGACTCATGGAACCCATCGTGCGCGTGGTGATGGATGCGCGCTGGCGGCGCTTTCTGCCGGTCGAGGACGTGGATCTGTCGCGCAGGGTCCGAGGTCGGCCGGATCAGATTCTCGGCGCCGAGGCGCCCGAACAGTGGGGGATCGATTGCGAGGAGGTGCTGCGCCTGCCCTGCTGA
- the grpE gene encoding nucleotide exchange factor GrpE, giving the protein MSTEPQRPESAPQEAPQRDEAALRAAVEAYKEADTTLDELPVSADGASAESEAQTEERSIEELSAALDAARAEIEDSRDQVLRARAELENLRRRHAQELEKAHKFALDGFVRELLQVRDSLELGCNAAQEASADVDKLREGTELTLKLLGDVMEKFGVGVVDPANQPFDPEFHQAMSMQPREDVPPNTVVLVIQKGYTLNGRLARPALVMVSQAAVAQ; this is encoded by the coding sequence ATGAGCACGGAACCACAGCGCCCGGAGTCGGCGCCCCAGGAAGCGCCCCAGCGCGACGAGGCGGCCCTGCGCGCGGCCGTGGAAGCCTACAAGGAAGCCGACACCACGCTCGACGAGCTGCCCGTGTCGGCGGACGGGGCGAGCGCCGAGTCCGAGGCCCAGACCGAGGAGCGTTCGATCGAGGAGCTGAGCGCCGCCCTGGATGCCGCGCGCGCCGAGATCGAAGACAGCCGCGACCAGGTACTGCGCGCGCGCGCCGAACTGGAGAACCTCAGGCGCCGTCACGCCCAGGAGCTGGAGAAGGCGCACAAGTTCGCGCTCGACGGCTTCGTGCGCGAGCTGCTCCAGGTGCGCGACAGTCTCGAACTCGGCTGCAACGCGGCACAGGAAGCGAGCGCGGATGTCGACAAACTGCGCGAGGGCACGGAACTGACGCTCAAGCTGCTCGGCGACGTGATGGAGAAGTTCGGCGTGGGCGTGGTCGATCCGGCCAACCAGCCCTTCGATCCCGAGTTCCATCAGGCCATGTCGATGCAGCCGCGCGAAGACGTGCCGCCGAACACGGTGGTGCTGGTCATCCAGAAGGGCTACACGCTCAATGGACGGCTGGCGCGCCCGGCGCTGGTCATGGTCTCGCAGGCGGCGGTCGCGCAATAG
- a CDS encoding NAD(+) kinase: protein MPAFQTLGLIAKQGDPERVRGTLVRLREHLRARAIEVRLEAESAHLLGAPVGEALAPARLGAVCDLIVVVGGDGTLLHAARVMAPHDVPLLGINLGRLGFLVDVSPDHIESALDRVLAGEFDSDRRSMLDARIVTDQDTGEPEAALNDVTIHKWGTARMIELEIWIDGVFVSAQRSDGLIVSTPTGSTAYALSGGGPLVDPALDAILLVPICPHDLSNRPLVVPGGRSIEVRVRGSEQGHVQVTCDGQTDLRLPPEARVRIARHPHAAHLIHPKGHDHYQILRAKLHWGGHHITRTPPC, encoded by the coding sequence ATGCCCGCTTTCCAGACGCTCGGCCTCATCGCCAAGCAGGGCGACCCCGAGCGGGTTCGCGGAACCCTCGTGCGCCTGCGCGAACATCTGCGCGCGCGCGCCATCGAGGTGCGGCTGGAGGCCGAGAGCGCCCATCTGCTCGGCGCCCCGGTCGGCGAGGCGCTGGCGCCGGCTCGGCTCGGTGCGGTCTGTGACCTGATCGTCGTGGTCGGCGGCGACGGCACCCTGCTGCACGCCGCGCGCGTCATGGCGCCGCACGACGTGCCGCTGCTCGGCATCAATCTCGGGCGGCTGGGCTTCCTGGTCGACGTCTCGCCCGATCACATCGAATCGGCACTGGACCGCGTCCTGGCCGGCGAGTTCGACTCGGATCGGCGCTCCATGCTCGATGCCCGGATCGTCACCGACCAGGACACCGGCGAACCCGAGGCCGCACTCAACGACGTGACCATCCACAAGTGGGGCACGGCGCGCATGATCGAGCTGGAGATCTGGATCGACGGCGTCTTCGTCAGCGCCCAGCGCTCCGACGGACTCATCGTCTCGACCCCGACCGGCTCGACCGCCTATGCGCTCTCGGGCGGCGGACCGCTGGTCGATCCAGCGCTGGACGCGATCCTCCTGGTGCCCATCTGTCCGCACGATCTCAGCAACCGCCCGCTGGTGGTGCCGGGCGGGCGTTCGATCGAGGTTCGGGTGCGCGGCTCGGAGCAGGGTCATGTGCAGGTCACCTGCGACGGCCAGACCGATCTGCGGCTGCCGCCTGAAGCGCGGGTGCGTATCGCGCGCCATCCGCACGCGGCGCATCTGATCCATCCCAAGGGACACGATCACTATCAGATCCTCCGCGCCAAGCTCCACTGGGGCGGGCATCACATCACACGGACTCCGCCATGCTGA
- a CDS encoding Lrp/AsnC family transcriptional regulator — MKLDRYDRQILVELQRDGRLSNQDLAERIGLSPSPCLRRVRALEEAGFITGYHAELDAKKLDLSLMVILSISMDRHTPERFERFDAAVKDMPEVLECLLITGRDADYQLKVVVRDMEAYQDFLLNKITRLEGVAGVHSSFVLRRVLERRDLPIT; from the coding sequence ATGAAACTCGACCGCTACGACCGTCAGATCCTCGTCGAACTGCAACGCGACGGACGCCTCAGCAACCAAGATCTGGCCGAACGCATCGGACTCTCGCCCTCGCCCTGTCTGCGGCGCGTTCGCGCGCTGGAAGAAGCCGGATTCATCACCGGCTATCACGCCGAACTCGATGCGAAGAAACTCGACCTGAGTCTCATGGTGATCCTGAGCATCTCCATGGACCGCCACACGCCCGAGCGCTTCGAGCGCTTCGACGCCGCCGTCAAGGATATGCCGGAAGTGCTCGAATGCCTGCTCATCACGGGACGGGACGCTGACTATCAGCTCAAGGTCGTGGTGCGCGACATGGAGGCCTATCAGGATTTTTTGTTGAACAAGATCACACGGTTGGAAGGTGTGGCGGGCGTGCATTCCAGTTTCGTCCTCCGACGGGTCTTGGAACGCCGGGATCTGCCGATAACCTGA
- the recN gene encoding DNA repair protein RecN: MLTYLQVRDLAIVSHLELECHAGMTALTGETGAGKSILIEALGLVLGDKADASLIRAGRERAEILAEIDLDHAPDARDWLVEQGLDDDNACVVRRLIVREGRSRAFINGRAATGAQLRDLGERLVDIHGQHAHQSLLRANAQRELLDAYGGHGDQVAAVATTFRTFRDLDQRLQALEAASADRAARLDLLRFQVDELSALGLTVEAIESLDQEQRRLSHIGRLQETVGRLLILLADGEPAIDDQLRGATREIEELAGIDPALAESRDLLETAAIHAGEAAAGLRRYLDGLDLDPAALQEVEIRLSQLHDLSRKYRVKPTELPELLDQRRAELEALEQSDVTLGDLRERRERVWRDFLSAAAKLTRTRQVAAERLSTTVTRSMQQLGMNGGQFSLQLDPLPEERASANGLERVEMLVSANPGQPLQPLTRVASGGELSRISLAIQVATAECGRVPTLVFDEVDVGIGGGVAEIVGRLLRRLGESRQVLCVTHLPQVAAQAHHQLRVRKETIDGQTFTRIEPLDDRARVDEIARMLGGTEITARTRDHASEMLDWTR; the protein is encoded by the coding sequence ATGCTGACTTATCTCCAGGTCCGGGATCTGGCCATCGTCAGTCATCTCGAACTCGAATGCCATGCCGGCATGACCGCGCTCACCGGCGAGACGGGCGCCGGCAAGTCGATCCTGATCGAGGCGCTCGGTCTGGTGCTCGGCGACAAGGCCGACGCGAGCCTGATCCGCGCCGGACGCGAACGCGCCGAGATCCTGGCCGAGATCGATCTCGATCACGCCCCGGATGCGCGCGACTGGCTGGTCGAGCAGGGCCTGGACGATGACAACGCCTGCGTGGTGCGGCGGCTGATCGTGCGCGAAGGGCGCTCGCGCGCTTTCATCAACGGGCGCGCGGCCACGGGCGCCCAGTTGCGTGATCTGGGCGAACGGCTGGTGGATATTCACGGCCAGCACGCGCATCAATCGCTGCTGCGCGCCAATGCCCAGCGCGAGCTGCTCGACGCCTATGGCGGGCATGGCGATCAGGTCGCGGCGGTCGCGACGACTTTTCGCACCTTCCGCGACCTCGATCAGCGGCTCCAGGCGCTCGAAGCGGCCAGTGCCGATCGCGCCGCGCGGCTGGATCTGCTGCGCTTCCAGGTCGATGAACTCTCGGCGCTCGGGCTGACGGTCGAAGCGATCGAGTCGCTGGATCAGGAACAGCGTCGTCTGAGTCACATCGGACGGCTTCAGGAGACGGTTGGGCGCCTGCTAATCCTGCTCGCGGATGGAGAGCCGGCGATCGACGATCAGTTGCGCGGTGCCACGCGCGAGATCGAGGAACTGGCCGGCATCGATCCGGCACTGGCCGAGAGCCGCGACCTGCTGGAGACGGCCGCCATCCATGCCGGCGAAGCGGCGGCCGGACTGCGCCGCTACCTCGACGGGCTGGATCTGGACCCGGCCGCGCTCCAGGAGGTCGAAATCCGTCTCAGCCAGCTCCACGACCTGTCGCGCAAGTACCGCGTCAAGCCGACCGAACTGCCCGAGCTGCTCGACCAGCGCCGCGCCGAGCTGGAAGCGCTCGAACAGTCCGATGTCACGCTCGGCGATCTGCGCGAACGCCGCGAACGGGTCTGGCGCGACTTCCTCTCCGCCGCCGCCAAACTCACACGCACACGCCAAGTCGCCGCCGAGCGTCTCTCGACCACGGTCACGCGCTCGATGCAGCAGCTCGGCATGAACGGCGGTCAGTTCAGCCTTCAGCTCGACCCGCTGCCCGAGGAGCGCGCGAGCGCCAATGGACTGGAGCGCGTCGAGATGTTGGTCAGCGCCAATCCCGGTCAGCCGCTACAGCCGCTGACCAGGGTCGCCTCCGGCGGCGAACTCTCGCGCATCAGTCTCGCCATCCAGGTCGCCACCGCCGAATGCGGGCGGGTGCCGACGCTGGTCTTCGACGAGGTGGATGTCGGGATCGGCGGCGGCGTGGCCGAGATCGTCGGGCGGCTGCTGCGCCGGCTCGGCGAGTCGCGTCAGGTGCTGTGCGTCACCCACCTGCCCCAAGTCGCCGCCCAGGCCCACCATCAGTTGCGCGTGCGCAAGGAGACCATCGACGGCCAGACCTTCACCCGCATCGAACCGCTCGACGACCGCGCGCGCGTCGACGAGATCGCCCGAATGCTCGGCGGCACCGAGATCACCGCGCGTACCCGCGACCATGCCAGCGAGATGCTCGATTGGACACGCTGA